A genome region from Triticum aestivum cultivar Chinese Spring chromosome 2B, IWGSC CS RefSeq v2.1, whole genome shotgun sequence includes the following:
- the LOC123043843 gene encoding DDT domain-containing protein PTM: MADLVGRAVRKAFPGFGVFSGVVESYDAEAGYFRVLYEDGDSEEIDGDEMGSILVGAPMPPQSETPGGSAGKRPKKRRRGDGESPQGDVSVVAEAVDGDGLANGPVPVLATPAKGGGGGGENGEAMAETAGKKRKVGPSPVRRSARQAKAAALAAEMEAAANVAAAAEAAETSSAEDVAPAPIAATPQQSGRKRQPANGSGRSRSVARDLEDAALDRLLQKPNLPPSSQGLNLEGLPVMDVFQVYSCLRSFSKQLFLSPFALETFVAALRCKHVNPLIDWVHFALLRSLKNHLQDLAHEGDPPAIHCIRNLNWELLDLATWPIYLAEYLLTRGSELRYGMKLTDLKLLDTEYYWQPATVKLELLRSLCDDVIEIEAIRAELGLRMSEFDGNDEGSRATGSRRKKRGSSVMALADSSQPPEGSDDMDDGNSDECYLCGMDGNLLCCDGCPSAFHSKCVGVVEDLLPEGEWHCPECSMQKYNGSRNMAKLVRGAEVLGSDPHGRLYFGTCGYLLVVDSCDPDSPCHYYGQMDLHSLITVLTPCHPSYNPILNVISLFRGIATETSNINGRYENSKECSTSDHETDHRQSSLKQPSEHVLYTVEKHGSQQLDTGKICTSNSDQDASHQSYTLRRASISQNGNETTANEKPNQTPQPNASGANKDSCSSKQDDVGLHVNGLSAEDQKDASPQKEASNCCLRSGNAMYINYYSFGQIAASAAGELKDKLLENEEGKKHGPDAVSFRLKTICKKYVNVFALTDQKLSVDLLKEKCGWCNSCQISGGSDCIFRFTDGKCMESTKPCAVGPLSEKNEESHIVLATHSMLSIEKRLNGLLSGPWQNPQYSMYWRKAVLMASDVSSLKQPLLTLESSLRRVAFSGEWQKPADSVEVVGSAAHILVRTSNKSAGYAIARKPGRKPLAIELKVDFRDVGVYWWRGGTLSRQVFHWKRLPQSLACKSARQAGRKKIPTIVYPDGSQFARRSKYIAWRAAVEMAQNVSQLILQIKELELNIKWTEILSTLSSAIATKETQKIARFFKKVIIRRKRIEATNVEYLLDFGKRENIPPVVAKHGVKFEEPSSERNRYWLSESHVPLSLLRAYEAKAINRSLKKKDSEDSSPKKKKDTNDRSRRKKKDTDDLSKMSDFSPEKPKRSRSVFDDLLEKAQKVEEAQKLEEAQNLLEKAQKLPSKLCGQCFKTVTAREAVNCKYCEALFHRKHFNVPRGAVDTVYVCNKCLAEKVEPVVSPQKKAASKKSSQKKSSPKKKQKKQLRKSLRRRKQIVINLKKKTSQKNGKPGRPRKNPLSVSKNKSQKMSDSQPSNEAKNEPVKRISKRLYDKYMKGNSGKSEHTTSCRKKKRTASHYSYWLDGLRWTQNTADEQATSFRKARIVFPSEDVKISETSPVCCLCKKCYSGDAIYIACENCEDWFHGDIYSITIENANNLIGFKCHACRLRAVPVCPYAQADAILKDQSDREEAIDRSIEDKDSNCSKDLFTSNDLKVLHGHNIEELQSHSIEERVPDSICLEVLEDYNDLKESGSHSTEREPGSHSTEKEPGSHSTEKELDDCNGLKELESHNNMEELDSHSTEKELDDCNGLKEPESHNNMEELDSHSTEKELDDCNGLKEPESHNNMEELDSHITERSPHDHNNLNELDNHWGEKKLDDCNCLSELGNHNNVIDLNENSPEELGCTEDSKFSAGETQCLKELDKLKDLDNLNSKKELGNYNRLDKLDHHSSLKELENHSSVEELDSHDYPKELDDQNRLNDLGNHKNLKELHSAQNGQVTAVTHTDGLIDEQFNTRISNKEAMIMTSESDLVKESIALQSNGSSVDNVVPAELEMDIQVPLSLLTL; encoded by the exons atgGCGGACCTGGTGGGGAGGGCGGTGAGGAAGGCGTTCCCGGGGTTCGGGGTCTTCTCCGGCGTCGTGGAGTCGTACGACGCCGAGGCCGGGTACTTCCGCGTGCTCTACGAGGACGGCGACTCCGAGGAGATCGACGGGGACGAGATGGGCTCCATCCTCGTGGGCGCGCCCATGCCGCCGCAGTCGGAGACTCCCGGAGGTTCCGCCGGGAAGCGGCCTAAGAAGCGGAGGCGCGGGGACGGGGAGTCCCCGCAGGGGGACGTTTCGGTGGTGGCCGAGGCCGTAGATGGAGATGGACTGGCAAACGGGCCCGTGCCTGTGCTTGCAACGCCGGCGAAGGGGGGAGGAGGGGGTGGGGAAAATGGGGAGGCCATGGCGGAGACGGCGGGGAAGAAGCGGAAGGTTGGCCCTAGCCCAGTTCGTCGGAGCGCGAGGCAAGCGAAGGCCGCGGCATTGGCGGCTGAAATGGAGGCTGCCGCTAATGTTGCCGCTGCTGCCGAGGCTGCCGAGACTTCATCCGCCGAGGATGTGGCTCCAGCTCCGATTGCTGCTACGCCGCAGCAGTCTGGGAGGAAGCGTCAGCCTGCAAATGGGAGCGGTCGGTCTCGCTCAGTCGCGAGGGATTTAGAGGATGCTGCGCTGGATAGGCTGCTGCAAAAGCCGAACCTGCCACCGTCGTCGCAGGGCCTGAATTTGGAAGGCCTCCCTGTTATGGATGTCTTTCAAGTCTACTCCTGCTTGAGATCATTTAGCAAGCAGCTTTTCCTAAGCCCGTTTGCACTGGAGACATTTGTCGCAGCGCTGCGGTGTAAGCACGTGAACCCCTTGATAGACTGGGTGCATTTTGCTTTGCTCCGCTCTCTGAAGAACCACTTACAAGATCTGGCCCATGAAGGAGACCCTCCAGCAATACACTGTATTAG GAATCTTAACTGGGAACTCTTAGACCTAGCAACTTGGCCAATCTATCTTGCCGAGTACTTACTGACTCGTGGTTCAGAACTGAGGTATGGTATGAAGCTTACAGATCTAAAGCTGTTAGATACAGAGTACTATTGGCAGCCAGCAACAGTAAAACTCGAGCTACTACGCTCACTCTGCGATGATGTTATTGAGATTGAGGCTATACGTGCTGAACTTGGTTTAAGGATGTCTGAGTTTGATGGAAATGATGAGGGCAGTAGAGCTACTGGTtcaagaagaaaaaagagaggttCTTCTGTCATGGCCCTAGCAGATTCTTCTCAGCCTCCAGAAGGCTCTGATGATATGGATGATGGTAACAGTGACGAATGTTATCTGTGTGGTATGGATGGCAACCTGTTATGCTGCGATGGCTGTCCTTCAGCTTTTCACTCAAAATGTGTGGGGGTGGTGGAGGACCTATTGCCTGAAGGAGAATGGCATTGTCCCGAGTGTTCGATGCAGAAGTACAACGGATCCAGAAATATGGCAAAGCTTGTCAGAGGAGCAGAGGTTCTGGGAAGTGATCCACATGGACGACTATACTTTGGCACCTGCGGCTATCTTTTGGT GGTTGATTCATGTGATCCAGACTCTCCATGCCATTATTATGGCCAGATGGATCTTCATTCCCTTATTACAGTGTTAACTCCATGTCATCCGTCTTACAATCCGATCCTAAATGTGATCTCTTTGTTTCGGGGTATTGCAACTGAAACATCTAATATTAACGGGCGATATGAGAACAGCAAGGAATGTAGTACCTCGGACCATGAAACAGACCACAGGCAGTCATCACTGAAACAACCTAGTGAGCATGTACTGTATACCGTAGAAAAGCATGGCTCTCAACAATTGGATACCGGGAAAATTTGCACCTCAAATTCAGATCAGGATGCCTCACACCAGAGTTATACCCTGAGACGTGCGTCAATTTCTCAAAACGGCAATGAAACTACTGCTAATGAGAAGCCCAATCAAACTCCACAACCTAATGCCTCTGGTGCCAACAAGGATAGCTGCAGTTCTAAGCAAGATGATGTTGGCTTACATGTTAATGGTTTGTCTGCAGAGGACCAGAAAGATGCATCACCTCAAAAAGAAGCAAGTAACTGCTGTCTCCGTTCTGGGAATGCTATGTATATAAACTACTACAGTTTCGGTCAAATAGCAGCATCGGCCGCTGGAGAGTTAAAGGACAAGCTTTTAGAGAATGAGGAAGGAAAGAAGCATGGCCCGGATGCAGTTTCTTTTCGGCTAAAAACAATATGTAAGAAATATGTTAATGTTTTTGCACTGACTGATCAAAAGTTATCTGTGGATCTCCTAAAGGAAAAATGTGGCTGGTGCAACTCCTGCCAAATCAGTGGTGGTAGTGATTGCATTTTCAGATTTACTGATGGTAAGTGTATGGAGAGTACTAAGCCATGTGCTGTTGGTCCTTTGTCAGAAAAGAACGAGGAAAGTCATATTGTCCTTGCTACACATAGCATGTTGTCAATTGAAAAACGCCTGAATGGTTTGCTGTCTGGTCCATGGCAAAATCCACAATATAGCATGTATTGGCGTAAGGCAGTTCTTATGGCTTCAGATGTATCATCACTGAAGCAGCCTCTTCTCACG TTAGAGTCCAGTCTGCGACGTGTTGCCTTCTCAGGAGAATGGCAAAAACCAGCAGACTCTGTTGAAGTTGTTGGGTCTGCAGCCCATATCTTGGTCCGTACATCTAATAAGTCTGCAGGTTATGCAATTGCTAGAAAGCCAGGGAGGAAGCCACTTGCTATTGAGCTCAAAGTCGACTTCCGTGATGTTGGTGTTTATTGGTGGAGGGGTGGAACACTGTCCCGTCAAGTGTTTCACTGGAAGAGGTTGCCTCAGTCATTGGCCTGCAAATCTGCTCGGCAAG CGGGACGCAAGAAAATTCCCACCATAGTGTATCCCGATGGTTCACAATTTGCCAGGAGGTCCAAATACATAGCTTGGCGAGCCGCTGTGGAAATGGCACAAAATGTGTCCCAGCTCATTTTGCAG ATTAAAGAGCTTGAATTGAATATCAAGTGGACTGAGATATTGAGCACTCTCTCTTCTGCAATTGCAACAAAGGAAACCCAGAAAATAGCAAGGTTTTTCAAGAAAGTTATAATTCGCAGAAAACGTATAGAAGCAACGAATGTGGAATATCTACTTgattttggaaagagggagaataTTCCTCCTGTTGTTGCTAAACATGGAGTAAAATTTGAGGAGCCCTCTAGCGAGAGGAACAGGTATTGGTTGAGTGAAAGTCATGTCCCTTTGAGTCTTTTGAGGGCATATGAAGCCAAAGCAATAAATCGCTCACTTAAAAAGAAAGACAGCGAGGACAGCTCACCTAAAAAGAAGAAAGACACCAATGACCGCTCACGTAGAAAGAAGAAAGACACCGATGATCTTTCTAAGATGAGTGACTTCAGTCCTGAAAAGCCAAAAAGGTCAAGATCAGTGTTTGATGACCTCCTAGAGAAAGCACAAAAAGTAGAGGAAGCACAAAAACTAGAGGAAGCACAAAACCTCCTAGAGAAAGCACAAAAACTTCCCAGCAAGCTTTGCGGTCAGTGTTTCAAAACAGTAACTGCCAG GGAAGCTGTGAACTGCAAATATTGTGAAG CACTTTTCCATAGAAAACATTTCAACGTTCCTAGAGGTGCTGTGGATACCGTCTATGTTTGCAACAAGTGCCTAGCTGAAAAGGTCGAGCCGGTGGTGTCTCCACAGAAAAAGGCAGCATCAAAGAAGAGCTCTCAGAAAAAGAGCTCTCCgaaaaagaagcagaagaagcaactACGAAAGAGTTTAAGGAGAAGAAAACAGATAGTTATCAACCTCAAGAAGAAAACCAGCCAGAAGAATGGCAAGCCTGGCCGGCCTAGAAAGAATCCGTTGAGTGTGTCAAAGAATAAATCACAAAAGATGTCTGACAGTCAACCATCAAACGAAGCCAAGAATGAACCGGTGAAACGCATATCAAAAAGGTTATATGATAAGTACATGAAAGGCAACTCAGGTAAATCCGAGCATACAACAAGCTGTCGTAAGAAGAAGAGGACAGCTTCGCATTACTCGTACTGGTTAGATGGTCTTCGATGGACACAGAACACAGCTGATGAACAGGCAACCAGTTTTAGGAAAGCAAGAATTGTTTTTCCATCTGAAGATGTGAAGATTTCAGAAACCAGTCCAGTATGCTGTCTTTGTAAGAAATGCTACAGTGGAGATGCTATTTATATTGCTTGTGAGAATTGTGAAG ATTGGTTCCATGGGGATATATATTCTATTACCATAGAAAATGCCAATAATCTCATAGGCTTCAAGTGTCATGCATGCCGTCTGAGAGCTGTTCCTGTTTGTCCATATGCACAAGCTGATGCAATTCTTAAGGATCAATCAGACAGGGAAGAGGCCATTGATAGGTCTATAGAGGACAAGGACAGCAATTGTTCGAAAGATCTGTTCACTTCCAATGATCTGAAAGTGCTTCACGGTCATAACATTGAGGAGCTCCAGAGTCATAGCATTGAGGAACGGGTTCCTGATAGTATTTGTTTGGAAGTGCTAGAAGATTATAATGATCTGAAAGAGTCAGGCAGTCATAGCACTGAGAGAGAGCCAGGCAGTCATAGCACTGAGAAAGAGCCAGGTAGTCATAGCACTGAGAAAGAGCTTGATGATTGTAATGGGTTAAAGGAGCTGGAGAGCCATAACAATATGGAAGAACTTGACAGTCACAGCACTGAGAAAGAGCTTGATGATTGTAATGGGTTAAAGGAGCCGGAGAGCCATAACAATATGGAAGAGCTTGACAGTCATAGTACTGAGAAAGAGCTTGATGATTGTAATGGGTTGAAGGAGCCGGAGAGCCATAACAACATGGAAGAGCTTGACAGTCATATCACTGAGAGGAGTCCTCATGATCATAATAATCTGAATGAGCTTGACAATCACTGGGGTGAGAAAAAGCTTGATGATTGTAACTGTCTGAGTGAACTTGGCAATCATAACAATGTGATAGATCTCAATGAGAACAGTCCAGAAGAGCTTGGTTGTACTGAAGATAGCAAATTTTCTGCAGGGGAAACACAATGTCTGAAAGAGCTGGACAAACTGAAAGATCTCGACAATCTTAACAGTAAAAAAGAGCTTGGTAATTACAACCGTCTGGACAAGCTTGATCACCATAGCAGTCTAAAGGAGCTTGAAAATCATAGTAGTGTGGAAGAGCTTGATAGTCATGACTACCCAAAAGAGCTTGATGATCAGAACCGTCTGAATGATCTTGGTAATCATAAAAATCTAAAAGAGCTTCATAGTGCTCAAAATGGCCAAGTTACTGCAGTAACACATACAGATGGTTTAATAGATGAGCAGTTTAACACTAGAATATCTAACAAAGAAGCCATGATCATGACATCCGAAAGTGATTTGGTGAAGGAATCTATTGCTTTACAATCCAACGGTAGTTCCGTGGATAATGTTGTTCCTGCTGAACTGGAGATGGATATTCAGGTTCCCCTGAGCTTATTGACTTTGTAG